A single genomic interval of Microbacterium sp. LWO14-1.2 harbors:
- a CDS encoding multifunctional oxoglutarate decarboxylase/oxoglutarate dehydrogenase thiamine pyrophosphate-binding subunit/dihydrolipoyllysine-residue succinyltransferase subunit, whose amino-acid sequence MSNQVTGVSGDGGFGANSWLVEELYEQFKVNRDSVDKEWWPILEKYHSDAASGTAPAAPEAAPTTHPVTAPIPVIGAQPVARTTAKPAAAAPIPAQAPKPAAKEPEEAAEEDKVTPLRGLPKTLAANMDESLTVPTATSVRTIPAKLMIDNRIVINNHMARTRGGKISFTHLIGWALIRTLDEFRSQNVFYAEIDGKPSVVAPAHVNLGIAIDLPKPDGTRALMVPSIKRADTMTFSEYLTAYEDLVTRARNNKLTAADFQGTTVSLTNPGGIGTVHSVPRLMKGQGCIIGAGALEYPAEFQGASPKTLNELAIGKTITLTSTYDHRVIQGAGSGEFLKKVHELLIGQRGFYDDIFAALRIPYSPIRWNPDIAVDLAERVDKQSRVQELINSYRVRGHLMADIDPLEYVQRSHPDLEIESHGLTFWDLDREFVTGGFGGRRVAKLRDILGVLRDSYCRTLGIEYMHIQDPEQRRWFQEKVEVKYQKPGHDEQLRVLRKLNEAEAFETFLQTKFVGQKRFSLEGGESLVPLLDEILQGAATAGLEGAAIGMAHRGRLNVLTNIAGKTYGQVFQEFEGTQTPGNQRGSGDVKYHLGTQGTFVADDGSELPVYLAANPSHLETVDGVLEGIVRAKQDRKPIGTFTWLPILVHGDAAFAGQGVVVETLQMSQLRGYRTGGTVHVVVNNQVGFTTLPNDSRTSVYATDVAKTIQAPVLHVNGDDPEAVIHVAQLAFEYRERFHRDVVIDLVCYRRRGHNEGDDPSMTQPLMTDLIQAKRSVRKLYTESLVGRGDITEEEYDQAKADFQNRLEIAFAETHAAETGATPVVSEQAPVDEQVGAPEVTGVSNEVIQLIGDAFVNKPEGFTVHPKLQQQLEKRLDMSRNGNIDWGFGELLAFGSLLVEGTPVRLAGQDSRRGTFVQRHATLHDRANGQEWLPLSNLSDSQGRFFVYDSLLSEYAALGFEYGYSVEAPEALVLWEAQFGDFVNGAQSVIDEYISAAEQKWGQQSSVTLLLPHGYEGQGPDHSSSRIERFLQMCAQDNMIVARPSTPASYFHLLRRQAYARPRKPLIVFTPKAMLRLRGATSPVEAFTQGRFEPVIDDTRELDRTAVKRVLVHSGKVHWDLRSELEKNPNPEIALVRLEQLYPTPIDALKAITDSYPNAELVWVQEEPENQGAWPFLALAFADVPGDRTFRPISRPASASPATGSSKVHAAEQAKLLRDALTIA is encoded by the coding sequence GTGTCGAACCAGGTGACCGGCGTCAGCGGCGACGGGGGGTTCGGAGCCAATTCCTGGCTCGTGGAAGAGCTCTACGAGCAGTTCAAGGTCAACCGCGACTCCGTCGACAAGGAGTGGTGGCCGATCCTCGAGAAGTACCACTCCGATGCCGCGTCCGGCACAGCGCCGGCGGCACCCGAGGCCGCACCCACGACCCACCCGGTGACCGCACCCATCCCCGTCATCGGCGCCCAGCCCGTCGCACGGACCACCGCGAAGCCCGCCGCAGCGGCTCCGATCCCCGCCCAGGCCCCCAAGCCCGCGGCCAAGGAGCCCGAGGAAGCCGCCGAGGAGGACAAGGTCACGCCGCTCCGCGGACTGCCCAAGACCCTCGCCGCGAACATGGACGAGTCGCTGACCGTCCCGACCGCGACCAGTGTCCGCACGATCCCCGCCAAGCTGATGATCGACAACCGCATCGTCATCAACAACCACATGGCACGCACGCGCGGCGGCAAGATCAGCTTCACGCACCTCATCGGCTGGGCGCTCATCCGCACCCTCGACGAGTTCCGCAGCCAGAACGTCTTCTACGCCGAGATCGACGGCAAGCCCTCGGTCGTCGCACCCGCGCACGTGAACCTCGGCATCGCGATCGACCTGCCGAAGCCGGACGGCACCCGTGCCCTCATGGTCCCGAGCATCAAGCGCGCCGACACCATGACCTTCTCCGAGTACCTCACCGCCTACGAGGACCTCGTCACCCGTGCCCGCAACAACAAGCTCACCGCGGCCGACTTCCAGGGCACGACGGTCTCGCTCACCAACCCGGGCGGCATCGGAACGGTGCACTCGGTGCCGCGTCTCATGAAGGGCCAGGGCTGCATCATCGGCGCCGGTGCCCTCGAGTACCCGGCGGAGTTCCAGGGCGCGAGCCCGAAGACGCTCAACGAGCTCGCGATCGGCAAGACGATCACACTCACCAGCACCTACGACCACCGCGTCATCCAGGGTGCCGGCTCGGGCGAGTTCCTCAAGAAGGTGCACGAGCTGCTCATCGGCCAGCGCGGCTTCTACGACGACATCTTCGCCGCTCTGCGCATCCCGTACTCCCCCATCCGCTGGAACCCCGACATCGCCGTCGACCTCGCCGAGCGCGTCGACAAGCAGTCCCGGGTGCAGGAGCTCATCAACTCCTACCGCGTGCGCGGCCACCTGATGGCCGACATCGACCCGCTCGAGTACGTGCAGCGCTCGCACCCCGACCTCGAGATCGAGAGCCACGGTCTCACGTTCTGGGACCTCGACCGCGAGTTCGTCACCGGAGGCTTCGGCGGGCGGCGCGTGGCCAAGCTGCGCGACATCCTCGGCGTGCTCCGCGACTCGTACTGCCGCACCCTCGGCATCGAGTACATGCACATCCAGGACCCCGAGCAGCGCCGGTGGTTCCAGGAGAAGGTCGAGGTCAAGTACCAGAAGCCCGGCCACGACGAGCAGCTGCGCGTGCTGCGCAAGCTGAACGAGGCCGAGGCCTTCGAGACGTTCCTGCAGACGAAGTTCGTCGGACAGAAGCGCTTCTCGCTGGAGGGCGGCGAGTCGCTCGTCCCGCTGCTTGACGAGATCCTCCAGGGTGCGGCGACGGCCGGCCTCGAGGGTGCCGCGATCGGCATGGCGCACCGCGGCCGCCTCAACGTGCTGACGAACATCGCCGGCAAGACCTACGGCCAGGTCTTCCAGGAGTTCGAGGGCACCCAGACCCCGGGCAACCAGCGCGGATCGGGTGACGTCAAGTACCACCTCGGCACGCAGGGCACCTTCGTCGCCGACGACGGGTCCGAGCTCCCCGTGTACCTGGCCGCGAACCCCTCGCACCTCGAGACCGTCGACGGCGTGCTCGAGGGCATCGTGCGGGCCAAGCAGGACCGCAAGCCGATCGGCACCTTCACCTGGCTGCCGATCCTCGTGCACGGCGACGCGGCGTTCGCCGGACAGGGCGTCGTGGTCGAAACTCTGCAGATGTCGCAGCTCCGCGGCTACCGCACCGGCGGCACGGTCCACGTGGTTGTGAACAACCAGGTCGGGTTCACCACCCTCCCGAACGACTCCCGCACCTCGGTGTACGCCACCGACGTCGCGAAGACGATCCAGGCTCCGGTGCTGCATGTGAACGGCGACGACCCCGAAGCCGTCATCCACGTCGCGCAGCTCGCCTTCGAGTACCGCGAGCGCTTCCACCGCGACGTCGTGATCGACCTGGTCTGCTACCGCCGCCGTGGCCACAACGAGGGCGACGACCCCTCGATGACGCAGCCGCTCATGACCGACCTGATCCAGGCCAAGCGCTCGGTGCGCAAGCTGTACACCGAATCGCTCGTCGGCCGCGGCGACATCACCGAGGAGGAGTACGACCAGGCGAAGGCGGACTTCCAGAACCGGCTCGAGATCGCGTTCGCCGAGACCCACGCCGCCGAGACCGGCGCGACCCCGGTCGTGTCCGAGCAGGCGCCGGTCGATGAGCAGGTAGGAGCCCCCGAGGTGACCGGCGTCTCGAACGAGGTCATCCAGCTGATCGGCGACGCCTTCGTCAACAAGCCCGAGGGCTTCACGGTGCACCCGAAGCTGCAGCAGCAGCTCGAGAAGCGCCTCGACATGAGCCGCAACGGCAACATCGACTGGGGCTTCGGCGAGCTGCTGGCCTTCGGCTCCCTTCTCGTCGAGGGCACGCCCGTGCGCCTCGCCGGTCAGGACTCGCGACGCGGCACCTTCGTGCAGCGGCACGCGACCCTGCACGACCGCGCGAACGGCCAGGAGTGGCTGCCGCTGTCGAACCTCTCCGACTCGCAGGGGCGGTTCTTCGTCTACGACTCGCTGCTCAGCGAGTACGCGGCGCTCGGCTTCGAGTACGGATACTCCGTCGAGGCTCCCGAGGCTCTCGTGCTCTGGGAGGCTCAGTTCGGCGACTTCGTCAACGGCGCCCAGTCGGTGATCGACGAGTACATCTCCGCGGCCGAACAGAAGTGGGGGCAGCAGTCCAGCGTCACGCTGCTCCTCCCCCACGGCTACGAGGGCCAGGGACCCGACCACTCCTCGTCGCGGATCGAGCGCTTCCTCCAGATGTGCGCGCAGGACAACATGATCGTCGCGCGTCCCTCGACCCCCGCGTCGTACTTCCACCTGCTGCGCCGTCAGGCCTACGCGCGTCCGCGCAAGCCGCTCATCGTCTTCACCCCGAAGGCGATGCTGCGTCTGCGCGGCGCGACCAGCCCGGTCGAGGCGTTCACGCAGGGCCGTTTCGAGCCCGTGATCGACGACACCCGCGAGCTGGACCGCACCGCCGTCAAGCGCGTGCTCGTGCACTCGGGCAAGGTGCACTGGGACCTGCGTTCGGAGCTCGAGAAGAACCCGAACCCCGAGATCGCACTCGTCCGGCTCGAGCAGCTCTACCCGACGCCGATCGACGCTCTCAAGGCCATCACCGACTCGTACCCGAACGCGGAGCTGGTGTGGGTGCAGGAGGAGCCGGAGAACCAGGGCGCCTGGCCGTTCCTCGCGCTCGCTTTCGCCGACGTCCCGGGAGACCGGACCTTCCGTCCGATCTCGCGTCCGGCCTCGGCGTCTCCCGCCACGGGTTCCTCGAAGGTGCATGCCGCCGAGCAGGCGAAGCTGCTGCGCGACGCGCTGACGATCGCCTGA
- a CDS encoding GNAT family N-acetyltransferase, giving the protein MTIIDARDIPADPVSADRLSADGLEYRVLDVTDRVAAESFQRAVSRGFLGAEPTAEALEFGRSTVESRRNAGVYDAAVPDGRPVATIDSWVTPLTLPGGAQLPMWAISGVTVSATHRRRGIARALLEGELRAAATAGVPLAGLTVSEATIYGRYGFGSAVPVVRFRVDARRAGWAAPAASGRLEYVDRDALAAELGAVHERARTARPGQIPGWSARWGGMAGLSPSDTDRDKVRGVRYRDGAGEVRGAMAYTLAEEGSGTAWRHTLSVRLLVAETSEATAALWRFALQHDLVDGVEAELRPVDDPLPWLVHDQRGVTQTLHDHGWLRILDLAASLTARRYAAPLDTVLRVHDPLGFAAGDWRLVIGADGVAQVVPADPGAADVALDVAALSSLYVGGVRASALHAAGRIDAEADAVAALDRAFTSTPAPGLDIWY; this is encoded by the coding sequence ATGACGATCATCGACGCCCGCGACATCCCCGCCGACCCCGTATCCGCCGACCGTCTGTCTGCGGACGGACTCGAGTACCGGGTGCTCGACGTGACCGATCGTGTCGCGGCGGAGTCGTTCCAGCGCGCCGTGTCGCGCGGATTCCTCGGCGCGGAGCCGACGGCCGAGGCGCTCGAGTTCGGACGATCCACTGTCGAGTCCCGCCGGAACGCCGGCGTCTACGACGCCGCCGTGCCCGACGGCCGACCCGTGGCCACGATCGACTCCTGGGTCACTCCGCTGACACTCCCGGGCGGCGCGCAGCTGCCGATGTGGGCGATCAGCGGGGTCACCGTCTCGGCGACCCATCGCCGCCGCGGCATCGCCCGTGCGCTCCTCGAGGGCGAACTCCGCGCTGCCGCGACAGCGGGCGTCCCGCTCGCGGGCCTGACGGTGTCGGAGGCGACGATCTACGGTCGGTACGGCTTCGGTTCCGCCGTCCCGGTCGTGCGCTTCCGGGTGGATGCGCGTCGCGCGGGGTGGGCGGCGCCGGCCGCGTCAGGGCGTCTCGAGTACGTCGACCGCGACGCGCTGGCAGCCGAGCTGGGCGCCGTGCACGAACGCGCCCGAACCGCACGGCCCGGTCAGATCCCCGGCTGGTCCGCTCGCTGGGGCGGAATGGCGGGGCTGTCTCCGAGCGACACGGATCGCGACAAGGTGCGGGGCGTCCGGTACCGCGACGGCGCCGGCGAGGTCCGCGGCGCCATGGCCTACACCCTCGCCGAGGAGGGATCGGGCACGGCCTGGCGGCACACGCTCTCGGTGCGCCTGCTCGTGGCGGAGACCTCCGAGGCGACGGCGGCGCTGTGGAGGTTTGCGCTGCAGCACGATCTCGTCGACGGCGTCGAGGCCGAGCTGCGCCCGGTGGACGACCCGCTGCCGTGGCTCGTGCACGACCAGCGCGGTGTCACGCAGACGCTGCACGATCACGGCTGGCTGCGGATCCTCGACCTCGCCGCGAGTCTGACCGCGCGCCGCTACGCGGCCCCGCTCGACACCGTGCTCCGCGTGCACGACCCCCTCGGCTTCGCAGCGGGAGACTGGCGGCTCGTCATCGGTGCCGACGGAGTGGCCCAGGTCGTACCGGCTGACCCGGGTGCTGCCGATGTCGCGCTCGACGTCGCGGCTCTTTCTTCGCTCTACGTCGGCGGTGTGCGCGCCTCCGCCCTGCACGCCGCTGGTCGCATCGACGCAGAGGCGGATGCCGTCGCCGCGCTCGACCGCGCGTTCACCAGCACTCCGGCGCCGGGCCTCGACATCTGGTACTGA
- a CDS encoding zf-HC2 domain-containing protein produces the protein MSDCGCDKARQDLEEYLRNEVCKTEHSEIREHLENCPSCRDEALVAKTLTEVVARACRETAPEELRDQVFARLREVQAAQH, from the coding sequence ATGAGCGACTGCGGCTGCGACAAGGCGCGTCAGGATCTGGAGGAGTACCTCCGCAACGAGGTCTGCAAGACCGAGCACTCGGAGATCCGCGAGCATCTCGAGAACTGCCCGTCCTGCCGTGACGAGGCCCTCGTGGCGAAGACCCTCACCGAGGTCGTCGCCAGGGCGTGCAGGGAGACGGCGCCCGAAGAGCTGCGCGACCAGGTGTTCGCCCGTCTGCGTGAGGTGCAGGCCGCGCAGCACTGA
- a CDS encoding sigma-70 family RNA polymerase sigma factor: MDDTETVDTVGDPRREFEEQALPFMDQLYAAAMRMTRNPADAADLVQETFVKAYGSWSTFAQGTNLKAWLYRILTNTYINIYRKKQREPFQGTIDELEDWQLGGAESTTASHSRSAEAEAIDHMPASVVKDALQEVPEDFRLAVYLADVEGFAYQEIADIMKTPIGTVMSRLHRGRRMLRELLADYAAERGISAADTRSRK; the protein is encoded by the coding sequence ATGGATGACACCGAGACGGTAGACACGGTCGGCGACCCTCGACGCGAGTTCGAGGAGCAGGCGCTGCCCTTCATGGACCAGCTCTATGCGGCGGCCATGCGCATGACGCGCAATCCCGCGGATGCGGCGGACCTCGTGCAGGAGACGTTCGTGAAGGCGTACGGGTCCTGGTCGACGTTCGCACAGGGCACGAATCTCAAGGCCTGGCTGTACCGGATCCTCACGAACACGTACATCAACATCTACCGCAAGAAGCAGCGGGAGCCGTTCCAGGGGACCATCGACGAGCTCGAGGACTGGCAGCTGGGCGGCGCGGAGTCGACGACCGCTTCGCACAGCCGGTCGGCGGAGGCCGAGGCGATCGACCACATGCCGGCATCCGTCGTGAAGGATGCCCTGCAGGAGGTCCCCGAGGACTTCCGCCTGGCGGTGTATCTCGCCGACGTCGAGGGCTTCGCCTACCAGGAGATCGCCGACATCATGAAGACGCCCATCGGCACCGTGATGAGCCGCCTGCATCGGGGCAGGCGGATGCTTCGCGAGCTGCTGGCCGACTATGCCGCGGAGCGGGGAATCTCCGCGGCCGACACGAGGAGCAGGAAATGA
- the aroA gene encoding 3-phosphoshikimate 1-carboxyvinyltransferase encodes MSANRYSPSPAQGSYAAPTTADAVRATLTIPGSKSLTNRELIIAAIADGPGRLVAPLHSDDSRRMVDALRALGVGIEEVDGDGEFGPDLVVTPAKLRGGTTIDCGQAGTVMRFISPLAGLAEQDVHLTAHETALHRPMGGLISALRDLGVDIDDEGTWALPFTIRGHGRIRGGRVEIDASASSQFVSGLLLAAPRFDVGLHLVHTGEHLPSLPHIDMTIEALSRRGIRIERPATGEWLVEAGVPRAKEIAIEPDLSNAAPFLSAALVTGGAVSITGWPVHSTQPGALLPEILQAMGAHVSRHGGALTVKAGSEIRGLDLDLSAASELTPTLVGLAAFASGPTTIRGIGHIRLHETDRIAALIRNLRELGGEAEELPDGLRIIPRELHGGVWMAHHDHRMATTGALVGLRVAGVEVDDIGTTAKTLPEFTLLWDRMLRGASA; translated from the coding sequence ATGAGCGCCAACAGGTATTCCCCCTCCCCGGCCCAGGGCTCCTACGCCGCACCGACGACCGCCGATGCCGTGCGCGCCACGCTCACGATCCCCGGCTCGAAGTCACTGACGAACCGCGAGCTCATCATCGCCGCGATCGCCGACGGACCCGGTCGCCTCGTGGCGCCCCTGCACTCCGACGACTCCCGCCGGATGGTCGACGCGCTCCGCGCCCTGGGCGTCGGCATCGAAGAGGTCGACGGCGACGGCGAGTTCGGGCCCGATCTGGTGGTGACGCCGGCGAAGCTCCGCGGCGGCACGACGATCGATTGCGGCCAGGCGGGCACCGTCATGCGGTTCATCTCGCCTCTTGCAGGGCTGGCCGAGCAGGACGTGCATCTCACCGCCCACGAGACCGCGCTGCACCGTCCGATGGGCGGCCTCATCAGCGCCCTGCGCGACCTCGGCGTCGACATCGACGACGAGGGCACGTGGGCTCTCCCCTTCACGATCCGCGGCCACGGTCGCATCCGCGGTGGGCGGGTCGAGATCGACGCCTCCGCCTCGAGCCAGTTCGTCTCCGGTCTCCTCCTCGCGGCGCCGCGGTTCGACGTGGGGCTGCACCTCGTGCACACCGGCGAGCACCTGCCGAGCCTGCCGCACATCGACATGACGATCGAGGCGCTGAGCCGTCGCGGCATCCGCATCGAGCGGCCGGCCACCGGAGAGTGGCTCGTCGAGGCCGGCGTGCCCCGCGCGAAGGAGATCGCGATCGAGCCCGATCTCTCCAACGCCGCCCCCTTCCTCTCGGCAGCGCTCGTCACCGGCGGAGCCGTCTCGATCACGGGGTGGCCCGTGCACTCGACGCAGCCGGGCGCCCTGCTGCCCGAGATCCTCCAGGCCATGGGCGCGCACGTGAGCCGCCACGGCGGCGCACTGACGGTCAAGGCGGGGTCGGAGATCCGCGGCCTCGACCTCGACCTGTCCGCCGCGAGCGAGCTCACGCCGACCCTCGTCGGCCTCGCGGCGTTCGCTTCGGGCCCGACCACGATCCGCGGCATCGGACACATCCGCCTGCACGAGACCGACCGCATCGCAGCGCTCATCCGCAACCTGCGCGAACTCGGCGGCGAGGCGGAGGAGCTCCCCGACGGCCTGCGGATCATCCCCCGCGAGCTGCACGGCGGCGTGTGGATGGCGCACCACGACCACCGCATGGCGACGACCGGAGCGCTGGTCGGGCTGCGCGTCGCGGGGGTCGAGGTCGACGACATCGGCACGACCGCCAAGACCCTGCCGGAGTTCACCCTCCTCTGGGACAGGATGCTGCGAGGCGCGTCCGCGTGA
- the rsgA gene encoding ribosome small subunit-dependent GTPase A: MSWLDDSDDLDDDYEEYDESDIRTRPNPKANRPRTKRRPAHEDAQIGRVLGVDRGRYTVMIGEDTPEERTITAARARELRRTPIVTGDRARVVGDTSGDEGTLGRIVGIVDRTSLLRRSADDTDQVERVIVANADQMLVVVAAADPEPRERLVDRYLVAALDAGIRPLLVVTKTDLADPSAFLSHFDGLDLRVFTSARDEMPVDEIGEALVGHSTVFVGHSGVGKSTLVNALVPGALRATGHVNQVTGRGRHTSSSTVSLRYESPGGRGWVIDTPGVRSFGLGHVDPANILAAFTELAAIAEQCPRGCTHLPDAPDCALIEAAERGELSETGRARLDSLQRLLQTFADKAEQTPGR; encoded by the coding sequence GTGAGCTGGCTCGACGACTCCGACGACCTCGACGACGACTACGAGGAGTACGACGAGAGCGACATCCGCACGCGTCCGAACCCGAAGGCGAACCGCCCCCGCACCAAGCGCCGCCCCGCGCACGAGGACGCCCAGATCGGACGCGTTCTCGGCGTCGACCGCGGCCGATACACCGTCATGATCGGCGAGGACACCCCCGAGGAGCGGACCATCACAGCCGCCAGGGCGCGGGAGCTCCGGCGCACGCCCATCGTGACCGGCGATCGTGCGCGCGTCGTCGGCGACACCTCCGGGGACGAAGGCACGCTCGGTCGGATCGTGGGCATCGTCGATCGCACGTCGCTGCTGCGGCGGAGCGCCGACGACACCGACCAGGTCGAGCGAGTCATCGTCGCGAACGCCGACCAGATGCTCGTCGTGGTCGCGGCGGCCGACCCGGAGCCGCGAGAGCGACTGGTCGACCGCTACCTCGTCGCCGCGCTGGATGCCGGCATCCGCCCGCTCCTGGTCGTCACCAAGACCGACCTCGCCGACCCCTCCGCGTTCCTGTCGCACTTCGACGGCCTGGACCTGCGCGTCTTCACGAGTGCGCGCGACGAGATGCCCGTCGACGAGATCGGCGAGGCCCTCGTCGGCCACTCGACCGTGTTCGTCGGTCATTCCGGCGTGGGCAAGTCGACGCTCGTGAACGCGCTCGTGCCGGGCGCGCTGCGCGCGACAGGCCACGTGAACCAGGTCACGGGACGCGGACGCCACACCTCCTCGTCGACGGTCTCCCTGCGCTACGAGAGCCCCGGTGGCCGGGGCTGGGTCATCGACACCCCCGGAGTGCGCTCGTTCGGGCTGGGACACGTCGATCCCGCGAACATCCTCGCGGCGTTCACCGAGCTGGCGGCGATCGCCGAGCAGTGCCCCCGCGGCTGCACCCACCTGCCCGACGCTCCCGACTGCGCACTCATCGAAGCAGCCGAGCGCGGCGAGCTGAGCGAGACCGGCAGGGCGCGTCTCGATTCGCTGCAGAGGCTGCTGCAGACGTTCGCGGACAAAGCGGAGCAGACACCCGGCCGCTAG
- the bcp gene encoding thioredoxin-dependent thiol peroxidase: MTERLDTGSAAPDFTLRDQDGNEVSLADLRGRKTVLYFYPAAMTPGCTTQACDFRDSISSLEGAGYRVIGISRDEPSKLAAFRERDGLTFTLLSDPDHAVHAAYGAWGEKMNYGKVVEGVLRSTFVVDEDGTITLAQYNVKATGHVARLRKQLGIDA, from the coding sequence GTGACTGAGCGCCTCGACACCGGATCCGCAGCCCCCGATTTCACCCTCCGCGACCAGGACGGGAACGAGGTCTCCCTCGCCGACCTCCGCGGGCGGAAGACGGTCCTCTACTTCTACCCGGCGGCCATGACACCCGGCTGCACGACGCAGGCCTGCGACTTCCGCGACAGCATCTCCTCGCTCGAGGGCGCCGGCTACCGCGTCATCGGCATCTCGAGGGACGAACCGTCCAAGCTCGCGGCCTTCCGGGAGCGCGACGGTCTCACCTTCACGCTGCTCAGCGACCCCGACCATGCCGTGCACGCCGCCTACGGCGCCTGGGGCGAGAAGATGAACTACGGCAAGGTCGTCGAGGGCGTCCTCCGCTCGACCTTCGTGGTCGACGAGGACGGCACGATCACGCTCGCCCAGTACAACGTGAAGGCCACCGGGCACGTCGCGCGGCTGCGCAAGCAGCTCGGCATCGACGCCTGA
- a CDS encoding WhiB family transcriptional regulator, which produces MDWRDKAACLTVDPELFFPVGNTGPAVDQIEKAKTVCATCTVTEICLQYALETSQDSGVWGGLSEDERRALKRRAARARRAS; this is translated from the coding sequence ATGGATTGGCGCGACAAAGCCGCCTGCCTGACTGTCGACCCCGAGCTTTTCTTCCCGGTCGGCAACACCGGCCCGGCCGTCGACCAGATCGAGAAGGCGAAGACCGTGTGCGCCACCTGCACGGTCACCGAGATCTGCCTGCAGTACGCCCTCGAGACGAGCCAGGACTCCGGCGTCTGGGGCGGCCTCTCCGAGGACGAGCGTCGCGCCCTCAAGCGCCGCGCGGCTCGCGCCCGCCGCGCCTCCTGA